The following proteins are co-located in the Argopecten irradians isolate NY chromosome 9, Ai_NY, whole genome shotgun sequence genome:
- the LOC138330718 gene encoding uncharacterized protein → MAPTSDSEFLYDICCSYRDALNISDKIQDVSGIDSIDEATLNRLKSIKEQLTMKPIYPCWQALSISNSLANRCSCVDRCKQNNTISEEDLLSVLDNEGLDSVSEICREIQEFRRQCEEYGWSKLLVSLHANMKTKINLLIVRLKEGATYFDTMEFQSLVYRLNTDKADLEDAREPVTTKTLNPNEACSYVYPGNADVVVDFPVGIVESKGDIQIKLEPVVESTPLTEVVGYSDTLCIQHDEAFLKPVQMKLPLSKTGGIDLTECEFFCVHFGEDDITINENVKVDILPGNICSFETSSFSGNAVYIRRKLKTMYKDTLEAFGNEIRKLHGATTHNILLFIGDRFTEDTWKLHAEVVQQSEIKNIIKRRKKMGLRELSECQSPSINILNIRRIRITLGSNGPLIWSQASLKGRVFINVVPGGNDNFAPFPVRRINKMDMATIFFKANLTDEKLHTAYFDPRQMSRDKQRPRNDTSAMSVAASVTTRTSNRYGFWDDRSMLILAKQIPVGGMFEFFINLGIPMADYEDYQLRFADRTVELKVRLIHKWISGEACSDEERAAVLCEALEKASLKLLADKVKKGFNERRALVSDDFLP, encoded by the exons ATGGCTCCAACTAGCGACTC AGAGTTCCTTTACGACATATGTTGCTC ATACAGAGACGCTTTGAATATATCTGACAA AATCCAGGACGTTTCCGGTATTGATTC aaTCGACGAAGCGACACTCAATCGACTCAAAAG TATCAAGGAGCAATTGACAATGAAGCCGATATATCCATGTTG GCAGGCTTTATCCAT AAGCAACAGTCTTGCAAATCGATGTTCTTG CGTGGATAGATGCAAGCAAAACAATACCAT atCCGAAGAGGACCTTTTATCTGTACTAGACAA tGAGGGCCTCGATTCTGTTTCAGAAAT ATGTCGTGAAATCCAAGAGTTTCGTAGACA GTGTGAAGAATATGG GTGGTCCAAGCTCCTAGTCAGTCTACACGCTAACAT GAAAACGAAAATCAACCTATTGATAGTAAG GTTGAAGGAAGGAGCTACATATTTTGATACCAT GGAATTCCAGTCGTTGGTTTATCGCCTGAACAC GGATAAGGCTGATTTGGAAGATGCCCGTGAGCCTGTCAC GACGAAAACTTTGAATCCAAACGAAGCATGTTCATATGTTTATCCTGGAAATGCTGATGTGGTGGTGGACTTTCCTGTCGGAATCGTGGAGTCGAAGGGAGACATACAAATCAAG CTTGAACCAGTGGTTGAGAGTACGCCATTGACAGAAGTCGTTGGTTACTCCGATACACTTTGTATCCAACATGACGAGGCCTTTCTGAAACCGGTACAAATGAAACTTCCTCTATCAAAGACAGGAGGCATAGATCTGACAGAATGCGAGTTTTTTTGTGTCCATTTTGGAGAAGATGACATCACGATTAACGAAAATGTGAAGGTAGACATTCTGCCCGGAAACATTTGCAGCTTTGAAACGTCATCCTTCAGCGG caACGCTGTATACATCAGAAGAAAACTGAAAACCATGTACAAGGATACTTTGGAGGCATTTGGGAACGAAATTCGAAAGCTTCATGGAGCAACCACTCATAATATTCTTCTATTTATCGGCGATCGATTTACAGAAGACACCTGGAAACTCCACGCAGAAGTTGTGCAACAATCTGAAATAAAGAACATCATCAAAAGGAGAAAGAAGATGGGCCTGCGGGAACTGTCAGAATGCCAATCGCCGAGTATCAATATTCTCAATATAAGACGAATCAGGATCACTCTTGGATCAAATGGTCCTCTGATCTGGAGTCAGGCGAGTTTAAAAGGCCGAGTCTTTATTAATGTGGTACCTGGTGGCAATGACAACTTCGCCCCATTTCCGGTCAGAAGAATCAATAAAATGGACATGGCGACGATATTCTTCAAAGCAAACTTGACTGATGAAAAACTTCATACGGCTTACTTTGACCCCAGGCAAATGAGCAGGGATAAACAACGTCCAAGAAATGACACTTCTGCAATGTCTGTTGCAGCAAGTGTTACTACCCGAACATCCAACAGATATG GTTTTTGGGACGACAGAAGTATGTTGATCCTCGCAAAGCAGATCCCTGTGGGTGGGATGTTTGAATTTTTCATTAACCTTGGAATACCGATGGCGGATTATGAAGACTATCAACTCCGATTCGCAGACCGTACAGTCGAATTAAAAGTTAGACTGATTCACAAATGGATTTCCGGGGAAGCTTGTTCAGACGAGGAAAGAGCAGCTGTACTTTGCGAAGCATTGGAAAAGGCAAGCTTGAAACTACTTGCGGACAAAGTAAAGAAAGGGTTTAATGAGAGACGCGCTTTGGTGAGTGATGACTTTTTACCATAG
- the LOC138330946 gene encoding uncharacterized protein: MVNIIMKDSCIACKIILILYFRRDQFEGWDLTSEEFENVDEEVRKALFKELMEDRETPTQLRDQIKAWESSFEKFENIDKREREALLQELEEHLPERLSDLEVWLLK; this comes from the exons aTGGTAAATATCATAATGAAAGATTCATGCATTGCCTGTAagattatattgatattgtatttcAGACGTGATCAATTTGAAGGCTGGGACTTAAC atCAGAGGAATTTGAAAATGTCGACGAAGA AGTGCGAAAGGCTTTATTCAAAGA GCTGATGGAAGATAG GGAGACGCCAACACAGCT ACGTGATCAAATTAAAGCCTGGGAGTCGAG TTTTGAGAAATTTGAAAACATCGACAAaag AGAAAGGGAAGCTCTACTGCAAGA aCTTGAGGAACACTTACCAGAGAG attGTCTGACTTGGAAGTATGGCTGCTGAAGTAA